Part of the Deltaproteobacteria bacterium genome is shown below.
TAAATATTAAAAAAAAGATAATAAATATAAATAGATATTAAAAAAATTATTTAACCAAAAATAAATATAAAGAAATAAAATGAACCTTGTTAAAAATCGCTTTTATAAATCCATAAAGCAAATAAAGAGATCTTGGTAATCAACGTTACTCGTGTTAAACGCGCCACCAATAGGTTGAATGATGAAAAATCAAATAAATGACACTATAGTTGCACCTGCAACAGCTAAAGGTGAAGCGGCGGTTGCAATAGTACGATTATCAGGCAAGCATGCATGCAGAGTGTCAAAATTACTTACATTAAATAACAGCAATAGAATCACCCATAAACTTTATAAAGCCAAAATTTACTCAATAAAAAGGCAGTTAATTGATGAAGGTATGATAGTGCATATGCATGCACCAAATTCATATACGGGTGAAGATGTAGTTGAATTTCAACTTCATGGATCTAATGTAATTGTTAATGAAGTATTAACTAATTGTATTAATGCTGGTGCTAGATTAGCTGAGCCGGGTGAATTTACCCTAAGAGCATTTTTAAATGGACGCATTGATTTAACTCAAGCTGAAGCAGTTTGTGACTTAATTGCAGCCAGTGATAACAACCAAAGGCAAGTTGCTGCTCATCAATTACTAGGTAATATTGGTCAAAAGATAACTGCCATATTAGATGAAATTGAAGGCATTTTAGCAAATTGGCAAGCAAAGTTAGATTTTCCAGAGCAAGTTGGTGAAGGTAATATTGAGCAGTACGAAATTGAGAAACTAAACGACATTAATAAACAAATTGAACAATTAATAAATGGTGCAAGATTAGATTTATATAAACGTCATCAAATTGTTTTAGCAGGCGCTCCAAATGTAGGTAAATCAAGTCTATTGAATATATTAGTAGGAAAGCGACGCGTACTTGTTGATGAAAAACCAGGCACAACTAGAGATCCAATAGAAGCAGAAATTTTAATCGGCGTAAATCGTATAACTATCTGGGATACTGCAGGGATTCGGCAAGAAGCAAAAGGTTTAGAAAAAAGTGGTATTGAATTAACTATGGAGCAAATAAATGATGCTCATGCAATTTTATGGCTAGTTAGCCCTAATGATTATCAATGGCCACCAAAAGAATTTAGCAATGATTTTAAACCAAGAATAAAAATTCTTGGTAGTAAAAGTGACCTCACAACCTCAGAACAACAAACAAGAATTAGTGAATACGCTCAAGAAAACGGTTATGAATTTATCAGTTTTATTTCATCAAAAAATGGTCAAGGTATCGATACGTTACGTTTATGGTTAAAAAACTTTGGTCCGCAAATTGATGACGATTTGGTAGTAATTGTAAGAGAACGTCACCTGCAGGAATTACAGCAAGCAAAACAAGCAATAAATAGAACTATAAGTGAACAAAGCCAAACTACTCTTGATATATTAGAGATTGAATTAGAAACAGCAGCGAAACATCTTGGCAATATTCTTGGGCGTGAAATCGAGAGTGAAGTACTCGATAAAATTTTTGCCCAATTCTGTTTAGGCAAATAAACGAGAGTACTTTGGGGGTGTTCCTAATATCGGAGGTTTCACGTGAAACAATATGATGTAATAGTTATAGGTGCAGGTCATGCTGGTTGCGAAGCGGCATATACATCAACCCGTCTTGGGGCAAAAGTAGCATTAATTACATTACGTAAAGATAGAATAGCACAAATGAGCTGTAACCCAGCTATTGGTGGTGTAGGAAAAGGACATTTAGTGCGTGAAGTCGATGCACTTGGCGGTGCCATGGCTCAGATTGCCGATGCTACTGGTATTCAATTTCGGCGATTAAATATGAGTCGTGGAGCTGCAGTACGTTCTCGTAGAGCTCAATCAGACTCTGAAAAATATAAAAACGCAATGACAGAGTTTTTATTAGGGATAAATGATATCGATATAATAGAAGGTGAGGCTGTTGATATCCTTAAAGATAATAATATGATAAATGGTGTTGTGTTAGATTCTCAAACAATAATCTATGCTAAGGCTGTAGTTGTTACTACTGGTACTTTTTTAAATGGTTTGTGCCACATTGGTGAAGAAAAATTTAACGCCGGTCGTGTAGGCGATATTGCTGCTACTAAATTAAGTAATGCGCTAATAAGATTAGGATTAAAATTAGAGAGATTTAAAACAGGCACAACACCAAGGTTAGCTAAAGATAGTATCGATTATAGTAAATTAGAAGCGCAACATGGTGACGAGACAAAAGCTACTTTTTCATTTGATTATATAAAAAATGAGCTACCCCAAATTGCTTGTTATATAACATTTACCAATGCGGTAACAAATGAAGCGGTTCTATCTAACTTGCATCGCTCGCCATTATATCAAGGTGAAATAATAGGAAGAGGACCACGATATTGTCCATCGTTTGAAGATAAACTAGTGCGATTTGCTGATAAAGAGCGGCATCAAATATTTTTAGAACCTGAAGGTATAGATTCTGATAGGGTTTATCCAAATGGTTTGCCAACAAGCATGCCCAAAGATGTCCAAGATGCTTTTGTTCACAGTATAGTTGGATTAGAAAAGGCACATATTCTTCAGTATGGTTATGCAGTTGAATATGATTATGCGCCGCCAACGCAGCTATTACCGAGTCTAATGGCAAAGTGTCAGCCAGGTATATTTTTAGCTGGTCAGATTAATGGAACTAGTGGCTATGAAGAAGCAGCAGCACAAGGAGTGATGGTAGGGCTAAACGCTGTAAGGTTTTTAGATAACAAACCAGCCGCAATTTTAGGACGCAATCAGGGCTATATCGGAGTTATGATAGATGACCTTGTAACTAAAGGTGTTGATGAGCCGTATCGCATGTTTACTTCACGTGCAGAACATAGATTAGTCCTGCGTGAATCAAATGCTGAAATGAGATTAACTGAGATTGCAAAGGATTGGGGAATTGTAAGTGGCAAACGTTTCGAATCAGCCAATAAAAGGATAAATGAAATTAACCGGCTGCATGATGCTCTAAAGCATGAAAAGTTAGGAGAAGAATTAGCCAATCAATTAAATTTAGATAAAAGTTTTATTAATGCAACGTTATATGAATTATTAAAACGTCCAGAAATTTCGTTAGAAAATATTATAGAGCAAAGAAAGGAAAAAATTGATCGAGAAATTATTCAGTGTGTTGAAGAAGCAATCAAATATGAAGGATATATAAAAAAAGAAGAAAAAGAAATTGCGCGACAGCAAGAATTAGAAAATTATCAAATTCCTAAAAATATTAAATATGAAAATATGCCAGGATTATCACGAGAACTCAGAGAAAAATTAAACAAAGTACAACCAAAGACTCTTGGACAAGCTAGTAGAGTACCAGGAATGACTCCAGCAGCAGTATCGTTGCTAAGGGTAAAGGCATACAGATAAATAGATATTAGTAAAAATAAGCTCATTTAAAATTCCCCGTTTTCTATTATCTATTCATTAAATCTTCTTTATTTTTAAACTGGGTATTTAAACAACAGGGATAGGAAATAGGAAATAAGGAATACATTAACAAACATCGCCTTAAGGCGGTGGGTTTAAAAGCAATGCGGACTAATAAGTCCTGTTCCGTGCAAAGCACGGCTGAAGATCCCAACTTAAGCAGGTTTAAGTTTCTACTTTAAACTCTTCGTCTGTATCATGATTTTGCTCTTCGATATAAGTTTTTATAGTCCCGTCTGTTACATTACCACTACTTCGACAAAAATATCCCTGAGCCTAAAGATGACCTCCTCAAAACGACTTTTTTAAATTTGGGAACTCTTGCATTATTTTAAATGCACTTTTTCCTTTTAAATATTGCATTAAACGACTGATACATACTTGTGGCGGTA
Proteins encoded:
- a CDS encoding transposase — its product is PPQVCISRLMQYLKGKSAFKIMQEFPNLKKSF
- the mnmE gene encoding tRNA uridine-5-carboxymethylaminomethyl(34) synthesis GTPase MnmE, whose protein sequence is MMKNQINDTIVAPATAKGEAAVAIVRLSGKHACRVSKLLTLNNSNRITHKLYKAKIYSIKRQLIDEGMIVHMHAPNSYTGEDVVEFQLHGSNVIVNEVLTNCINAGARLAEPGEFTLRAFLNGRIDLTQAEAVCDLIAASDNNQRQVAAHQLLGNIGQKITAILDEIEGILANWQAKLDFPEQVGEGNIEQYEIEKLNDINKQIEQLINGARLDLYKRHQIVLAGAPNVGKSSLLNILVGKRRVLVDEKPGTTRDPIEAEILIGVNRITIWDTAGIRQEAKGLEKSGIELTMEQINDAHAILWLVSPNDYQWPPKEFSNDFKPRIKILGSKSDLTTSEQQTRISEYAQENGYEFISFISSKNGQGIDTLRLWLKNFGPQIDDDLVVIVRERHLQELQQAKQAINRTISEQSQTTLDILEIELETAAKHLGNILGREIESEVLDKIFAQFCLGK
- the mnmG gene encoding tRNA uridine-5-carboxymethylaminomethyl(34) synthesis enzyme MnmG; the protein is MKQYDVIVIGAGHAGCEAAYTSTRLGAKVALITLRKDRIAQMSCNPAIGGVGKGHLVREVDALGGAMAQIADATGIQFRRLNMSRGAAVRSRRAQSDSEKYKNAMTEFLLGINDIDIIEGEAVDILKDNNMINGVVLDSQTIIYAKAVVVTTGTFLNGLCHIGEEKFNAGRVGDIAATKLSNALIRLGLKLERFKTGTTPRLAKDSIDYSKLEAQHGDETKATFSFDYIKNELPQIACYITFTNAVTNEAVLSNLHRSPLYQGEIIGRGPRYCPSFEDKLVRFADKERHQIFLEPEGIDSDRVYPNGLPTSMPKDVQDAFVHSIVGLEKAHILQYGYAVEYDYAPPTQLLPSLMAKCQPGIFLAGQINGTSGYEEAAAQGVMVGLNAVRFLDNKPAAILGRNQGYIGVMIDDLVTKGVDEPYRMFTSRAEHRLVLRESNAEMRLTEIAKDWGIVSGKRFESANKRINEINRLHDALKHEKLGEELANQLNLDKSFINATLYELLKRPEISLENIIEQRKEKIDREIIQCVEEAIKYEGYIKKEEKEIARQQELENYQIPKNIKYENMPGLSRELREKLNKVQPKTLGQASRVPGMTPAAVSLLRVKAYR